agcagcagcagcagcaggcacgTCCTGGACCAGTGACGGAGAGCAGATATGGCAGAGAGGAGGTCCAGAGGGGCATGAAGAGGGCTGCCTATGATCGTAGGGCCAACCAAGAGGAGTATCCACAGGAGTTTTCCATCTCCAGGTATGTACTCATGTCTTATACAATCTGAAGTTAAAACTCAACTCTGCACATTGGTTTCCAGAGTCTACACATGCTTGGTTTGGACTGCCCCACAAGTTCATGAGTAATTGAACACACCCTTGCTTTATTCAAAACATTCACAGGGCTGTGTGATATAACTGAAATCTCATACCCCAGTATAAGCCATTTCATATCCAGATAACAATTTCTATCACTATATGGTACATTTTCAGTAAATTCTGTGAATAGGGCACATTAAGATGCCTGTTTCTCATGTTTGAATTATATAGATGACAATAAAATGTACTTTATCATTTGTTCATTCTTTAGAGCcttttgtgcacattttaaattaagCATGTAACGAGtataaacatgaacatctgcAGTTCTCCACCAGCAGGGTTTGAAATGTATCTGTTACAGGAATAAACCTAGTTTTGATCTGATTGGTCCCCAGACCTTCCTATAATGCGGACACAGACTTCAGGGGCAGAGGGGGGATCAGAGGTAGGAGAGGAGCGAGGGGCGGAGGAGGATACACAAGGAACTTTGACAACTTCAACCCCAGGGGCAAGAGAGAGTATGATCGACATAATGGAACGTAAgccattttgttgttgttgtagtagtacattttaaaatgtgcttttttattttataatgctGTCTTGACAACATTCCTTGACTCCTTGCAGAGGTATCTCCCctgaggaaaagagaggaggcagaggaccCTGGAACTGGGGCAGTGTTGAAGAAGCTGGAAGGTAAGTAAGTGAACTAATTTACAGCATAACAAAGACAACTTGTACACTttggacaaacagaaacacatctcTATTGTGACAATGTCCCTTTTGTGAAGTGAACTGGAGGTGACAACTGACGCTCCAGTCAAATCTGAGGAGCCCCAAATGGCTGTGGAGGAAGAGACTCGGTGAGTTACGTTTGTCACCTGGTACAGTGGTAGATTCATCAGTAAAGAGTGACGTTTGGCTAAACTTGTGACTAATCAAACGGAAAATTTTATTTACAAATCATGCCGGTTGTGCACCAGTCATTTCCAGTTGCCTGCACCACACCTTTTTGCTGCATCATTCAAAGCGTGCTACTTCATCTGAGCCATTGACACTTATTTTTGTGGATACATTTGTTACTTATGATGATCAGGTTGCAGAAGTGTCCAAAAATGGGTTTAGACCTTTTTGTAGTGATGCATTTAATGCATCCACTGACTCCCAAACACTTAAACATACTGCACCAACAGTACTGGCATATTGGCAACAAGATTTCTAAAACTTTTGACAGTGtcacatttagattttaaatataggaaatgtcaaacaaaaacgGACTGACGGATGTAGTCTGTCGCCTATTATGATAGCGCAATGGAAGAGGACGGAGAGGTGGTGCTCcaggttgccatggagatgacCCTGGACGAGTGGAAGGCCATGCAGGAGATAAGTCGTCCCAAAGTGGAGTTTAATATCCGTAAAGCAGAAAACAAGATTCCCTCCAAAGCCAAGGTCATCCACCAGTCAAAGCACCTGGAGGTGAGAATATGAAACACTTCACTGAATTGACATTAGCATTAAGAGCTTGCAGGTAGATGACTTATGATAACATTGTAAGCCTCGTTTGGCAGTTATGGCTCAGTGTTAATGCACCTGTAAGTAAGTCCTTAAGAAATGTGTAAACTAGGCAAAGGGTGAATCCCACTCAGGTTGTCTGTACTGTGCTCTCATGAGGACCTAAAAAGCAGAATGAGAATTTCGGTCCAGACTTTTGCAAAGCTTTCCTCTTAATAGATAATGTTGTGCTTTGCTCCATCTGTATTCCTTCTATCTTCAGGGCCTCAAAGGAGCTGTGGAGGACATGGAGGACGACAGCAACTTCCTCCGTAGGTCTGTGAATGACATCACCTCCCTGATGGACATCAATTTCGGGAGTCTTGGACGCCCCAGTCGTCGGGGAAGGGGAGCAAGAGGTGGACCCACTAGTCGACCAGAGAGACCCAAACCCATACTGGAGAGGGTATGTTCCTGTCTCTTGCCTCACCAAACTCACTGCAGTCTTTGGGGCACAAAATGTACACCAGTGGAGGGCATGGGTAACCCTTCTAAAATTATATTGTAACAGAAGATTTAGACACttctaattatttaaaaatgtacttgaagttgtattttattttctaaatgtataTTTGACTGGGACATAACATACCAGAAATCTGATGAGAACAAAATATAATCAGAATATTATATAGTCAGAATATTGATAAGGGATTTTGAGTTTGGTGTAACATGATTTAGTGTTTCTGTTCTCCCAGCAGGAGGATGATCTGGCTCCTAATCCAGATGATCCAGAAGACTTCCCAGCACTATCAACAGGAAGATAACTGACTTCATGTATTTATGGGGAATATTGGTTGCACTTGACacttgctggaaaaaaaaaaagttcacgtTTCTGCAGTTCTTAAGGTTTGGggttttattgtatttgattttgttcTACTGCACTGAAGGCACTGTTGGTATTTGACTCCCAGAGAATAAATGCTTTTGCAAGTTTATCTTGAAGGGTTTTTTCatttaacacaaacatgtaGAAAACATGACCTCTGgggttttccttttttgtccATTTGTAGGCAATCAACTGGGTAAAACAGGATAGTGTCTGactttgcctttttaaaaatggctTAGTTTTAGCTTTTGAAGGACTAATGCACTTCAGAAACGCCTTGATGCAGTCTTAAAATCTTGGTATATTAAGAATATGGGACAAAGACAGAGCCAGAAGGATACTTTGAgtacaatttatttaaaaagtctgaTTCTATACGCTTGAAGCAAATGTCTTCAGTGGATTATGAACATGAGTTAGACAAAGCCCCATTAGGACAATTGACATTTCATAGCATGATTCAAAAACATagtacaaaatatttaaaaaatacaaactgagTATATCAAATGTTGACATATTTACAATCTTGAAATACAGGAGCTGAAAAGCTTCATAAGTAATGATTTAGAATAGACAAGCCAGATATTGAGTACAAATGTGCATGGTATTGTATCTTGTGATGAAATTCTAATAGaccatgtttttattacatccACCAGTAGGTTTGTATTCCTGGTCAGATCCAACTATCCATCCAAAGTCAAACTGATTCTGCCATGATTATGAACCGGTATATCTACTGCACAGTGCTCATTTTGGAGGAAATGTGTTACGTGGATTCACATGCCATTCTGATATCTGTAGGTCCAATCCGTTTACTACGACATGCTTCAATAAGTAGGAACAACTAGGCAAAAATGAGAAGTTTGTTTCACGATTatgtgttaaaaatataaaaaccaaAGTGCCGTATGGGTAAAATAACTTGTAATCAAAAACAACTTATAAATGATTTACATATCCCATCTTTAAAGTTTGTTCCAACTTTTTTCttagactttaaaaaaaaaaaaaaacctattgAAAAGAGTacagttgtgttttcatttcatggtAAAAGTCTTCAGAATTTCCAGATCCACAGGCTCACCGAAGTAGCGGAGCTCTAGCTTTGGGAATGGAGTGActataaaaggaaagaaaaaaaagttggcatTAATAGAGGGGttgatttcattttacattacacTAATTAgtcaacatttatttcattcatgcaAGCAGTGTTTATGCACATGAATCAGACATGTCTGTGAGACTGCTTGTTTGATAC
This genomic stretch from Larimichthys crocea isolate SSNF chromosome III, L_crocea_2.0, whole genome shotgun sequence harbors:
- the LOC104921090 gene encoding intracellular hyaluronan-binding protein 4 isoform X2, whose protein sequence is MQTAKMLPDSYGCVVANRFGNLLDDDADPFDLLNQVETVKERKKKKKDEEEKKGKQKKHGQKESQKDRRLPVSLESQDPAPARKQQQQQQQQQQARPGPVTESRYGREEVQRGMKRAAYDRRANQEEYPQEFSISRPSYNADTDFRGRGGIRGRRGARGGGGYTRNFDNFNPRGKREYDRHNGTGISPEEKRGGRGPWNWGSVEEAGSELEVTTDAPVKSEEPQMAVEEETRAMEEDGEVVLQVAMEMTLDEWKAMQEISRPKVEFNIRKAENKIPSKAKVIHQSKHLEGLKGAVEDMEDDSNFLRRSVNDITSLMDINFGSLGRPSRRGRGARGGPTSRPERPKPILEREDDLAPNPDDPEDFPALSTGR
- the LOC104921090 gene encoding intracellular hyaluronan-binding protein 4 isoform X1, whose translation is MQTAKMLPDSYGCVVANRFGNLLDDDADPFDLLNQVETVKERKKKKKDEEEKKGKQKKHGQKESQKDRRLPVSLESQDPAPARKQQQQQQQQQQARPGPVTESRYGREEVQRGMKRAAYDRRANQEEYPQEFSISRPSYNADTDFRGRGGIRGRRGARGGGGYTRNFDNFNPRGKREYDRHNGTGISPEEKRGGRGPWNWGSVEEAGSELEVTTDAPVKSEEPQMAVEEETRAMEEDGEVVLQVAMEMTLDEWKAMQEISRPKVEFNIRKAENKIPSKAKVIHQSKHLEGLKGAVEDMEDDSNFLRRSVNDITSLMDINFGSLGRPSRRGRGARGGPTSRPERPKPILERQEDDLAPNPDDPEDFPALSTGR